A window of Psychroflexus sp. ALD_RP9 contains these coding sequences:
- a CDS encoding aspartate/glutamate racemase family protein, giving the protein MKLLGLIGGTSYHSTLEYYKLINEGVSKQIGLDANPELLIYSINIDVMRRQDIDEINTTYLKVAQKLQKAGAEAIIICANTPHMAVEFVQPKIDIPFLHIADAIGQEAKKYNYKSLLLLGNKPTTTKSFLKDYLKENYGLKIVIPSESNIDKSHYYVSKELTQGQFTSEAKHFYKELIKIHKEAIDAVILGCTELPILLKDEKSIVPFLKTTDLHIKSAINFILNK; this is encoded by the coding sequence ATGAAATTACTTGGACTCATTGGCGGAACTTCTTATCACTCAACTTTAGAATATTATAAATTGATTAACGAAGGTGTTAGCAAGCAAATTGGCTTAGATGCTAACCCTGAATTATTAATCTACAGTATTAATATAGATGTAATGAGACGGCAAGATATCGATGAGATTAATACTACTTACCTAAAAGTCGCTCAAAAGCTACAAAAAGCCGGTGCTGAAGCAATAATCATTTGCGCTAACACACCACACATGGCAGTAGAATTTGTGCAGCCAAAAATTGATATTCCGTTTTTACACATTGCAGACGCTATTGGTCAAGAAGCCAAAAAATACAACTATAAATCTTTATTACTTCTTGGTAATAAACCAACAACTACCAAGTCTTTTTTGAAAGATTACCTAAAGGAAAACTATGGTTTAAAAATTGTCATTCCTTCTGAAAGTAATATTGATAAATCACATTATTACGTTTCTAAAGAACTAACACAAGGCCAGTTTACTTCTGAAGCTAAACACTTTTATAAAGAACTCATTAAAATACATAAAGAAGCAATTGATGCTGTTATCTTAGGATGTACAGAACTCCCAATTCTCTTAAAAGATGAAAAATCAATTGTTCCTTTTTTAAAAACTACCGATTTACATATAAAATCAGCTATTAATTTCATTCTTAATAAATAA
- a CDS encoding carbonic anhydrase: MNKIKSIFLILILVTSCGTENATDKNANQNHWSYEGETGPEHWDELEKNNQCNGLFQSPINLVNFSEDKNLNPLDLHYADSTKIHSVENNGHTVKYNFEKGDYLIYKSKRYNLVQFHFHEPAEHLIEGVRYPLEIHLVHTSNDGEVCVLGIMAKEGKNSEPFEFLERFLPLDLHESKLIDKSFDIQSTLPEDQNYFMYKGSLTTPPCTENVSWFVFKEPINVSEAQVELLRDFMPINNYRGHKPQNGRIIKLSHF; this comes from the coding sequence ATGAACAAAATTAAATCTATATTTCTTATCCTGATTTTAGTAACAAGTTGTGGTACTGAAAATGCGACTGACAAAAACGCTAATCAAAACCATTGGAGCTATGAAGGCGAGACAGGACCTGAGCATTGGGACGAACTAGAAAAAAACAATCAATGTAACGGATTATTTCAATCTCCTATAAACTTAGTTAATTTCAGCGAAGATAAAAATCTAAACCCACTTGATTTACATTATGCAGATAGTACTAAAATTCATAGTGTAGAAAACAACGGACACACTGTTAAATATAATTTTGAAAAAGGAGATTATTTAATTTACAAATCAAAACGATACAATTTGGTTCAATTTCATTTTCATGAACCAGCTGAACATTTAATTGAAGGCGTTCGTTATCCTCTTGAAATACATTTAGTGCATACCTCGAATGATGGTGAAGTTTGTGTTTTAGGAATCATGGCAAAAGAAGGAAAAAACAGTGAACCTTTTGAATTTTTGGAGCGCTTTTTACCTTTAGACTTACATGAATCAAAATTGATTGATAAAAGTTTCGATATACAATCAACACTACCTGAAGACCAAAACTATTTTATGTATAAAGGATCTTTAACCACGCCACCTTGCACAGAAAATGTATCATGGTTTGTATTTAAAGAACCAATTAATGTATCTGAAGCTCAAGTTGAACTACTTAGAGATTTTATGCCAATTAATAATTATCGTGGCCATAAACCTCAGAATGGAAGAATCATTAAATTAAGTCATTTTTGA
- a CDS encoding DUF3365 domain-containing protein: MNKILSLFSITSLALVSCQTSTKTESNENNKYVDVSEAEIAQTELASKGKTLMENQCYVCHNPKAKKENRIAPPFVAIKNHYLKKYNSEEEFKAKMWAFLEKPTKEKAIMKGAVQKFGLMPYQVFKEKDINAIAHYLYNYDIEKPSKFKEHHGKGKQKKLGHTQPKTDAEKGMHYAKSTKAVLGQNLMGAIQKKGVSHALSFCNEQAIPLTDSMAKHHQVKIKRVTDQPRNPSNTANNVELEHIKTFKALLANNSDIKPILEKNNGQTNFYYPIVTNNMCLKCHGTPNKTIAKNDYNKILKLYPEDQAIGHQTNEVRGIWSISFKSDEQN; this comes from the coding sequence ATGAATAAAATATTAAGTCTTTTTTCAATAACTTCATTAGCATTAGTGAGTTGTCAAACTTCAACAAAAACTGAATCAAATGAAAATAATAAATATGTAGATGTTTCTGAAGCTGAAATAGCACAAACTGAGTTAGCCTCTAAAGGGAAAACATTAATGGAGAATCAGTGTTATGTTTGCCATAATCCTAAAGCTAAAAAAGAAAACAGGATTGCACCTCCATTTGTAGCAATTAAAAATCATTATCTAAAAAAATATAATTCAGAAGAAGAGTTTAAAGCCAAAATGTGGGCTTTTTTAGAAAAACCCACCAAAGAAAAGGCCATCATGAAGGGTGCAGTGCAGAAATTTGGACTCATGCCTTATCAGGTTTTTAAAGAAAAAGATATTAATGCAATCGCTCATTATTTATACAATTACGATATAGAAAAACCCTCTAAGTTTAAAGAGCATCATGGCAAAGGCAAACAAAAAAAGCTTGGTCACACTCAACCTAAAACAGACGCAGAAAAAGGTATGCATTATGCTAAATCTACAAAAGCTGTTTTGGGACAAAATTTAATGGGAGCTATTCAGAAAAAAGGTGTGAGTCACGCCCTAAGTTTTTGTAACGAGCAAGCTATACCGCTTACAGACTCTATGGCAAAACACCATCAAGTCAAAATAAAACGTGTTACGGACCAGCCAAGAAATCCTTCAAATACAGCTAATAACGTAGAGCTCGAACATATTAAAACATTTAAAGCTTTACTAGCTAACAATAGCGATATCAAACCAATTCTTGAGAAAAATAATGGTCAAACTAACTTTTATTATCCTATTGTAACAAATAACATGTGTTTAAAATGCCATGGTACACCAAATAAAACAATAGCAAAAAACGACTACAATAAAATTTTGAAATTATATCCTGAAGATCAGGCAATAGGTCACCAAACTAACGAAGTTAGAGGAATTTGGAGCATAAGTTTTAAAAGTGATGAACAAAATTAA
- a CDS encoding sulfite exporter TauE/SafE family protein has product MEIIEVLGYIGALIIGLVLGLIGGGGSILTVPVLVYLLSEDPVIATAYSLFVVGVSSLVGAFRNMQKRLVDFRTAIVFAIPAFIAVYVTRKFLIPFIPDELFSVGGFLITKNIAIMLFFAVIMILASYSMIKSKNKPTDEQQAIQYNYPLIIIEGFVVGTLTGIVGAGGGFLIIPALVILAKLPMKKAVATSLLIIAIKSLIGFIGDVQNLEIEWNFLVSFTALSVVGIFIGIWLNKFIDGKKLKKGFGWFVLVMGIYIIFKEFTK; this is encoded by the coding sequence ATGGAAATTATAGAAGTTCTTGGTTACATTGGTGCTTTAATTATAGGGCTCGTTTTAGGTTTAATAGGTGGTGGTGGTTCAATATTAACTGTTCCTGTTTTAGTATATTTATTATCTGAAGACCCTGTAATCGCTACGGCTTATTCGCTTTTTGTAGTCGGTGTGTCTTCTTTGGTCGGTGCGTTTAGAAATATGCAAAAAAGATTAGTAGATTTCAGAACCGCTATTGTTTTTGCAATTCCTGCTTTTATTGCTGTTTATGTAACTCGTAAATTTTTAATTCCATTTATACCTGATGAGTTATTTAGTGTTGGTGGTTTTTTAATTACTAAGAATATAGCCATCATGCTCTTTTTTGCGGTGATAATGATATTAGCATCTTACTCAATGATCAAGAGTAAAAATAAGCCAACAGATGAGCAACAAGCTATACAATACAATTATCCATTAATTATTATAGAAGGTTTTGTTGTGGGGACATTAACTGGAATTGTTGGAGCTGGTGGTGGATTTTTAATAATTCCTGCACTGGTGATTTTAGCAAAATTACCTATGAAAAAAGCGGTGGCAACTTCTTTGTTGATCATTGCTATAAAATCACTTATCGGCTTTATTGGCGATGTTCAGAATCTTGAAATTGAATGGAATTTCCTTGTTAGTTTTACAGCCCTTTCAGTTGTTGGTATCTTCATCGGCATTTGGCTTAACAAATTTATCGATGGAAAAAAATTAAAAAAAGGCTTTGGCTGGTTTGTCTTAGTCATGGGAATTTACATTATCTTTAAAGAATTCACTAAATAA